A section of the Roseivirga sp. BDSF3-8 genome encodes:
- a CDS encoding nitroreductase family protein: protein MKTITLSQTLVESLEWRYATKKFDPEEKLEAETLELLLDAARMAPTSYGLQPFSLTVVKDYEIRQRIYNEACPQPQILQASELVIFSVDEHIDATLVDDYIQRIAETRGVRLESLAPFSTTIKNTLEPLSAMEKQGWAARQAYIAMGFMLHAAAMHRVDTCPMEGFNKEKLRPLLSEHEDKLPVVLVTIGYRAEDDVYAKKTKVRKDKNDFINFI, encoded by the coding sequence ATGAAGACTATTACCCTTAGTCAGACACTGGTGGAATCACTGGAATGGAGATATGCCACAAAGAAGTTTGACCCGGAAGAAAAGCTGGAAGCTGAAACGCTGGAACTCTTACTGGACGCTGCACGTATGGCACCAACCAGCTATGGTCTGCAGCCTTTTAGCCTGACAGTGGTTAAGGATTACGAAATAAGGCAGAGAATTTATAATGAAGCTTGTCCCCAACCTCAGATTTTACAGGCTTCGGAGTTGGTGATATTTAGTGTGGATGAGCACATCGATGCCACTCTGGTTGACGATTATATTCAAAGGATTGCTGAAACGAGAGGGGTGAGGTTAGAATCACTCGCGCCATTCAGTACAACAATAAAAAATACCCTCGAACCCCTTAGTGCAATGGAAAAACAAGGGTGGGCCGCACGACAAGCCTATATTGCTATGGGCTTCATGCTTCATGCAGCGGCTATGCACAGAGTTGATACATGTCCTATGGAAGGTTTTAACAAGGAGAAGCTCAGGCCGTTACTATCGGAACATGAGGACAAATTACCGGTGGTATTGGTAACTATAGGGTATCGTGCAGAAGATGATGTTTATGCTAAAAAAACTAAAGTTAGAAAAGACAAAAATGATTTCATAAACTTTATTTAG